In Aquimarina sp. TRL1, a single window of DNA contains:
- a CDS encoding CUB domain-containing protein, which yields MKTTFLKRGVLFFCVVFLSSVLYLYHATDAPKKEKSLQDVRDKHLRFLENSPFKETLSLTKKARKKRGIPPNKYFEQMWELTINPMTGRTEPEKLYDVQKQLKSRNVKRAPGENNANAWEERGPNDVGGRTRAILFDPNDQTNRRVFAGGVSGGLWVNNDITSAASQWTRVQNVPGNLSVTSITVDPRNSNIWYVGTGEQYTAGDVVGTGVYRSNNGGNNWQAVNIPPAGGGDLQANPTNLFLSGIYYVNDIIAWENTTENRTELFVGVGAHIYGAASGPNNWLGIQSAGMYHSIDGGVTWNRIESANMRYQWSNNNYYYVPNDFEIGSDNRLWMGTINSPMGEGGGRVFSSVNGTAWVEAAASPLRDSNRVEIETSATDANKIYALTQGVLTDENNNVIEPVHIYRTTDGFATNPVATALPVDHDRAIPRIGYDGIPANDFTRGQAFYDLMIEADPTNDDIVYVGGIDLFRSANGGNNWTQISKWSNNSGLAQLRTPLVHADQHAMVFRPGNANQAIFGNDGGVYYASSLSTANNNANAIGKRVNNYNVTQYVKAGIGPNGARDQNGIFTAGSQDNGSQAFRNAVAGINGSEQLSGGDGFYTFVDKDGQYMTATYTNNNIYRFNLPWDGVGQEQGGGEEILREATGDFVNQMGYDSDANFILSNATVRANNVNHTSIKTIDVANNRNGNIDNQMLTAKPTAFVASTFANNTWYVGAADGKLFRLTNVGVGAANWAEINTPFVGSVSSVRLGATANDLLVTIHNYGVTSIWYSSDAGVNWVSKEGNLPDIPVRDILQNPLDRTEVIVATQLGVWMSNNFDNANPVWRQSYNGMSDVSVTSFDYWAIDGDDNNNIVIASTYGRGVFTGSFTANGVVDNESPTAPTNLVASNVQETSLELNWGASNDNVGVTAYDIYRDDVVVATVAATSETINGLTANTIYSFKVVARDAAGNTSADSNVINVRTQVVAADPCNGGAVLTAINGAFTDGSGNQDYPTNRNCSWLIRPENGGTVTLRFDAFNTEANYDFVTIYDGENTAAPQLGRFSGRTIPAAITSTGNAMYVQFTSDEIITASGWSARYEANDQGNNNEGCANGINVFPYSEGFEAGFGAWTQAAGDDFDWTHQQGRTFSNNTGPSSAQEGRFYVYVETSSPNNPNRTTILNSPCFDLRNQGTATFTFTYHMTGNAVGSLRLEASSDNGVTWASVWNQAGNQGNVWNNANVNLNAYAGNSVQLRFVGTSGNSWQGDMAVDNLRLATTANNNIATTEELGKELLADGVKKETIEVTVYPNPVQGGVLHIGGTGIENMNYKVMNLLGQVSKQGKLQTKAIDVQGLQNGVYILQLQTEGKTTIMRQFVKK from the coding sequence ATGAAAACTACCTTTTTAAAAAGAGGGGTGCTGTTTTTTTGTGTCGTATTTTTATCATCTGTACTGTATTTATATCATGCAACAGATGCGCCAAAAAAAGAAAAGTCCTTACAAGATGTAAGAGATAAACATCTACGTTTTTTAGAAAACAGTCCTTTTAAAGAAACCTTAAGTCTTACTAAAAAAGCACGAAAAAAAAGAGGTATTCCCCCAAATAAATACTTCGAACAGATGTGGGAATTGACGATTAATCCTATGACTGGGCGTACAGAACCAGAAAAGCTTTACGACGTTCAAAAACAATTAAAGTCGAGGAATGTAAAAAGAGCCCCGGGAGAAAATAATGCAAATGCCTGGGAAGAAAGAGGTCCCAATGATGTTGGGGGAAGAACCCGTGCTATCTTATTCGATCCTAATGACCAAACTAACAGAAGGGTATTTGCAGGAGGAGTAAGTGGAGGATTATGGGTTAATAATGATATTACCTCAGCAGCTTCGCAATGGACAAGAGTTCAGAATGTACCGGGTAACTTATCAGTCACTTCTATTACAGTAGACCCAAGGAACTCTAATATATGGTATGTCGGTACAGGAGAACAATATACAGCAGGTGATGTAGTTGGTACTGGAGTGTATAGATCTAATAACGGAGGGAATAATTGGCAAGCGGTAAATATTCCTCCGGCAGGAGGAGGAGATCTTCAGGCAAATCCCACCAATTTGTTTCTTTCAGGGATTTATTATGTAAATGATATTATAGCCTGGGAGAATACTACTGAGAATCGAACAGAATTATTTGTAGGAGTAGGAGCGCATATATACGGAGCAGCTTCGGGACCTAATAACTGGCTTGGAATTCAATCGGCTGGGATGTATCATTCTATTGATGGAGGAGTGACCTGGAATCGAATTGAATCTGCTAATATGCGATACCAGTGGAGTAACAATAACTACTATTATGTCCCGAATGATTTTGAGATAGGATCTGATAATCGATTATGGATGGGAACGATCAACTCTCCTATGGGAGAAGGAGGAGGTCGTGTATTTAGTAGTGTAAACGGAACTGCATGGGTAGAAGCAGCTGCTTCTCCTCTGAGAGATTCGAATCGAGTTGAGATAGAAACCTCAGCTACCGATGCAAATAAAATATATGCACTTACTCAGGGAGTCTTAACAGATGAAAATAACAATGTAATAGAACCTGTTCATATTTATAGAACAACGGATGGTTTTGCAACCAATCCAGTAGCAACAGCACTTCCTGTAGATCACGATCGTGCAATTCCTAGAATTGGGTATGATGGAATTCCGGCCAATGATTTTACTCGAGGTCAGGCATTTTATGATTTGATGATTGAGGCAGATCCTACCAATGATGATATTGTATATGTAGGGGGGATTGATTTATTCCGTTCTGCCAATGGAGGAAATAACTGGACACAAATATCTAAATGGTCTAACAATAGCGGGTTGGCACAACTGAGAACTCCTTTAGTGCATGCCGATCAGCACGCAATGGTGTTTAGACCCGGAAATGCTAATCAAGCTATATTCGGAAATGATGGAGGAGTATATTATGCATCCAGTTTATCAACGGCAAATAATAATGCTAATGCGATTGGGAAGCGTGTAAATAACTATAATGTTACTCAGTATGTAAAAGCCGGTATTGGACCGAATGGAGCTAGAGACCAAAATGGGATATTTACAGCAGGATCACAGGATAACGGTTCTCAGGCATTTAGAAATGCAGTCGCCGGAATTAATGGATCTGAACAATTATCAGGAGGGGATGGATTTTACACCTTTGTAGATAAAGACGGACAATACATGACAGCCACATATACCAATAATAATATTTATCGATTTAACCTTCCCTGGGATGGAGTAGGACAAGAACAAGGAGGAGGAGAGGAGATATTAAGAGAAGCTACAGGAGATTTCGTGAATCAGATGGGGTATGATAGCGATGCTAATTTCATCTTGTCAAATGCGACAGTTAGAGCTAACAATGTGAATCATACCTCAATAAAGACTATTGATGTTGCTAATAATAGAAATGGAAATATAGATAATCAGATGTTAACGGCTAAGCCAACAGCATTTGTAGCATCTACTTTTGCGAATAACACCTGGTATGTAGGAGCAGCCGATGGAAAATTATTCCGTTTAACCAATGTTGGAGTAGGTGCTGCGAATTGGGCAGAAATCAATACTCCTTTTGTAGGATCAGTATCTTCTGTGAGATTAGGAGCAACTGCAAATGATCTGTTAGTGACAATTCATAATTATGGAGTAACCAGTATATGGTACTCATCAGATGCAGGAGTTAACTGGGTAAGTAAAGAGGGGAATTTACCGGATATTCCAGTACGAGATATTCTACAGAATCCATTAGATAGAACAGAAGTAATCGTGGCGACACAATTAGGAGTGTGGATGTCGAATAATTTTGATAATGCAAATCCTGTATGGCGACAGTCCTATAACGGGATGAGTGATGTTAGTGTGACATCGTTTGATTATTGGGCAATTGATGGAGATGATAATAATAATATTGTAATAGCTTCTACTTACGGTAGAGGAGTTTTTACAGGAAGTTTTACGGCTAATGGAGTGGTTGATAATGAATCGCCTACAGCGCCTACGAATCTTGTTGCGTCGAATGTTCAGGAAACTTCTTTGGAGTTGAATTGGGGTGCGTCGAATGATAATGTAGGAGTAACAGCTTATGATATCTATCGAGATGATGTTGTAGTTGCGACAGTAGCAGCAACTAGTGAAACAATTAATGGACTCACGGCAAATACAATATATAGTTTTAAAGTGGTGGCTAGAGATGCAGCAGGAAATACCTCAGCTGATAGTAATGTTATCAATGTGCGAACTCAGGTGGTGGCAGCAGATCCATGTAATGGAGGAGCTGTACTTACAGCAATTAATGGGGCGTTTACAGATGGTAGTGGAAATCAGGATTATCCAACAAATAGAAATTGTAGCTGGTTGATTAGACCAGAAAATGGAGGTACAGTAACCCTTCGTTTTGATGCGTTTAATACGGAGGCTAATTATGATTTCGTAACAATATATGATGGAGAAAATACAGCAGCACCTCAGTTAGGGCGTTTTTCAGGAAGAACAATTCCTGCAGCGATAACTTCTACAGGAAATGCAATGTATGTACAATTTACATCTGATGAGATTATTACAGCTTCTGGATGGTCAGCTCGCTATGAAGCTAATGATCAGGGGAATAATAATGAAGGATGTGCAAACGGAATCAATGTTTTTCCTTATTCTGAAGGTTTTGAAGCTGGGTTTGGAGCTTGGACTCAGGCAGCTGGTGATGATTTTGATTGGACACACCAACAAGGAAGAACGTTTTCTAATAACACAGGACCTTCCAGTGCACAAGAAGGAAGATTTTATGTGTATGTAGAAACATCTAGTCCAAATAATCCGAATCGTACTACAATTCTGAACTCGCCATGTTTTGATTTAAGAAATCAAGGAACAGCCACTTTTACATTTACATATCATATGACAGGAAATGCAGTGGGATCCTTGAGATTAGAAGCTAGTAGTGATAATGGAGTTACCTGGGCATCTGTTTGGAATCAAGCAGGAAATCAAGGAAATGTATGGAACAACGCCAATGTCAACCTTAATGCTTATGCAGGAAATTCAGTACAATTGCGTTTTGTAGGAACTTCCGGAAACTCATGGCAGGGAGATATGGCTGTTGATAATCTTCGATTGGCTACAACAGCTAATAATAATATTGCTACTACAGAAGAACTTGGCAAAGAGTTATTGGCAGATGGTGTTAAAAAAGAAACCATTGAGGTAACTGTATACCCGAATCCGGTACAGGGTGGAGTACTCCATATCGGAGGAACTGGAATAGAGAATATGAATTACAAAGTAATGAATCTATTAGGACAGGTTTCAAAACAAGGAAAGCTGCAAACGAAAGCAATTGATGTACAAGGGTTGCAAAATGGAGTTTATATTCTACAATTGCAAACCGAAGGAAAGACGACCATAATGAGACAGTTTGTCAAAAAATAA
- a CDS encoding TlpA disulfide reductase family protein: MKKQIVLVALMATLFSCKKEEKKAVDYVLISGNIQHHKEDNLILYKDGGIQKIEIEKDGTFLDTLKLEQGYYVLYNGKKGANLFLTPGDNINITVDVDNFDESISFTGEGAGENNYLKNKKRTIFAITGKHKTLFENDVKSFDEKIKKAKDISEKLLASTTEDISETFKVIEKKNILYHYYQQMNDYPYYYDSYKNIEGTPMPASFRKALQELNKDNEEDYKTIGVYKNLIHVYYEDRLKNKETITTAFDEIKNFNSALIQKNIIQYLSEEAIIPGNENVKLIYDRIMEVSQNDSLKKELKAIYSKIEKIEKGKPSPSFTYENINGGTTSLEELRGKYVYIDIWATWCGPCKKELPYLKELEKTFRNKEITFVSISVDEQKDKVKWKKMTEKQKLKGVQLIADQDWDSDFVKKYLVEAIPRFILLDKEGKIITANAKRPSSPELKSTLNGLL; this comes from the coding sequence ATGAAAAAACAAATTGTACTGGTGGCGTTAATGGCTACTTTATTTAGTTGCAAAAAAGAAGAAAAAAAAGCAGTAGATTATGTTCTTATATCAGGGAATATTCAACACCATAAAGAAGATAACCTAATACTGTATAAAGACGGAGGAATTCAAAAAATTGAAATAGAAAAAGATGGAACTTTTTTAGATACCTTAAAACTTGAACAAGGGTATTATGTGCTATATAATGGTAAGAAAGGAGCAAATCTGTTTTTAACACCTGGGGATAACATTAATATAACGGTAGATGTCGATAATTTTGACGAATCAATCTCATTTACAGGAGAAGGTGCGGGTGAAAATAATTATTTAAAAAATAAAAAACGAACCATATTCGCAATTACAGGGAAACATAAGACTTTGTTTGAGAACGATGTAAAATCATTTGACGAGAAGATAAAAAAAGCGAAAGACATTTCAGAAAAATTGTTAGCATCTACGACTGAGGATATTTCAGAGACTTTTAAAGTCATAGAGAAAAAGAACATTCTATATCATTATTATCAACAGATGAATGATTATCCGTATTATTATGATAGTTACAAGAATATAGAAGGGACTCCTATGCCAGCTAGTTTTAGAAAAGCTTTGCAGGAATTAAATAAAGATAATGAAGAAGATTATAAGACGATTGGAGTTTATAAGAACTTGATTCATGTGTATTATGAAGATCGGTTAAAAAATAAAGAAACAATAACAACTGCATTTGATGAGATAAAAAACTTCAATTCAGCTCTAATACAAAAAAATATAATTCAATATTTAAGTGAAGAGGCAATTATCCCTGGAAATGAAAATGTAAAGCTTATTTATGATAGAATCATGGAAGTTTCTCAGAACGACAGTCTGAAAAAAGAACTGAAAGCAATCTATAGTAAAATTGAAAAAATTGAAAAAGGAAAACCTTCACCTTCTTTTACATACGAAAATATAAATGGAGGTACTACTTCACTAGAAGAATTGCGGGGAAAATACGTATACATTGATATATGGGCTACCTGGTGTGGACCTTGTAAGAAAGAACTTCCGTATTTAAAAGAACTGGAAAAAACATTCCGAAATAAAGAAATAACATTTGTAAGTATTTCAGTAGATGAACAAAAGGATAAAGTAAAATGGAAAAAAATGACTGAAAAGCAAAAACTAAAAGGTGTTCAGTTGATTGCGGATCAAGATTGGGATTCGGATTTTGTAAAAAAATACCTGGTTGAAGCTATTCCTAGATTTATATTATTGGATAAAGAAGGAAAGATTATCACGGCCAATGCAAAAAGACCTTCAAGCCCTGAGCTAAAAAGCACGTTGAACGGTTTATTGTAA
- a CDS encoding head GIN domain-containing protein: MSKIKNRVKHIKRKRPETTVLVFLLFVIGGVYTSIAQIKSYEVKSFDKVIISPHIEVIFRKGEEEAVIVEEITEDIGKLNVEVNGKTLRIYLDGAKMVTKNEKIKKDGWKQSKPLYNGTVVKAVVTYKNIKSFSLRGEERFVMESPLVSDRLQLSIYGASQLIMKEVALKDMKVTMYGESFLEVKNGAVAHQKITAYGESKVSMLSVKNKETKITAYGEGSFRVNVSDRIKVTAYGEATVAYIGNPQIDRGIVIGEATIEQIREQL; the protein is encoded by the coding sequence ATGTCTAAAATTAAAAATAGAGTAAAACATATTAAGAGAAAGAGACCAGAAACTACTGTTTTAGTTTTTCTTTTATTTGTGATAGGAGGGGTATATACCTCTATAGCTCAGATAAAAAGTTATGAAGTAAAATCTTTTGATAAAGTAATTATAAGTCCTCATATAGAAGTGATCTTCAGAAAAGGAGAGGAAGAAGCTGTTATTGTAGAAGAAATTACGGAAGATATAGGAAAATTAAATGTAGAGGTCAACGGGAAAACACTTCGTATATATTTAGATGGGGCTAAAATGGTAACCAAAAATGAGAAAATAAAAAAAGATGGTTGGAAACAAAGTAAACCTCTGTATAATGGGACTGTTGTAAAAGCAGTAGTAACGTATAAAAATATCAAATCATTCTCATTGAGAGGAGAAGAACGGTTTGTGATGGAAAGCCCACTTGTATCTGATAGATTGCAATTGAGTATTTATGGAGCATCCCAGTTGATCATGAAAGAAGTAGCATTAAAAGATATGAAAGTTACCATGTACGGGGAAAGCTTTTTAGAAGTGAAGAACGGGGCAGTAGCGCATCAGAAAATTACAGCGTATGGAGAAAGCAAAGTGAGTATGTTATCCGTTAAAAACAAAGAAACAAAAATCACGGCTTATGGAGAGGGAAGTTTTCGGGTGAATGTTTCTGATAGGATAAAAGTAACAGCCTATGGAGAGGCAACAGTAGCCTATATCGGAAATCCACAGATAGATAGAGGGATTGTAATAGGAGAGGCTACAATCGAACAAATTCGAGAACAACTATAG
- a CDS encoding fibronectin type III domain-containing protein, which yields MKTTFLRKGILSICIVFLSSVLYLYHDSDTKKNEEGLQELRDQHLYFLENSPFKESLLLTKKARKKRGIPPNKYFEQMWELTMNPKTGRTEPEKIFKVQKQLKSRNVKRAPGENNANAWKERGPNDVGGRTRAILFDPNDQTNRRVFAGGVSGGLWVNNDITSAASQWTRVQNVPGNLSVTSITVDPRNSNIWYIGTGEQYTFGDVVGTGVYRSVDGGNNWQIVNIPPAGGGDLQVDETNLFLSGIYFVNDIIAWENTTENRTELFVGVGANIYLPSNEPRNWLGVQSAGMYHSIDGGATWNRIESANMRYQQDNNTYYYIPNDFEIGADNRLWMGTINFVKFDNIGGGRVFSSVNGATWVEAAASPLGDSNRVELEPSATDPNKIYALTQGVLRDGNNNVIEPVHIYRTTDGFATNPVATALPVDHDRAIPIIGYDGIPANDFTRGQAFYDLMIEADPTNDNVVYVGGIDLFRSANGGNNWTQISKWSNNSGLAQLRASLVHADQHAMVFRPGNTNQAIFGNDGGVYYASDLARAGDSDVISKRVNNYNVTQYVKAGIGPNGARDQNGIFTAGSQDNGSQAFRNAVAGINGSEQLSGGDGFYTFVDKDGEYMISTYVFNNIHRYKLPWDGKGQQAGGGEAILSEGTGDFVNQMGYDNDANFILSNASKRGGNTSIKTIDVANNRNGNIDNQMLTAKPTAFVASTFANNTWYVGAADGKLFRLTNVGVGAANWAEINTPFVGSVSSVRLGATANDLLVTIHNYGVTSIWYSSDAGVNWVSKEGNLPDIPVRDILQNPLDRTEVIVATQLGVWMSNNFDNANPVWRQSYNGMSDVSVTSFDYWAIDGDDDNNIVIASTYGRGVFTGSFTANGVVDNESPTAPTNLVASNVQETSLELNWGASNDNVGVTAYDIYRDDVVVATVAATSETINGLTANTAYRFKVRAKDAAGNHSAFSNIVSVKTLGGTGSDCQKVTGVTATDIKDVSAIINWDATAGAAPYTVEYKKTSDSGYAVVEATSNTLELKNLKSETAYQLRIKYTCKGTTGDICDGVAPWRSGVNYQPGDKVVYDNVLYQKNSLNRWDSIGKCGTAGNQQETDAPYSDVITFTTKKTTGGGICEGVASWRSGVIYRPGDKVVFQGFLFRKNNWNRWDNLGPCNGSKKLTSLASSPPSAIELVIYQEPFSDILSISLPETVLNLSSYQIFDVTGKVIMRGEKAKKIDVGAMENGMYVLKITSGKNNYIKRFLKH from the coding sequence ATGAAAACTACCTTTTTAAGAAAAGGAATACTATCTATTTGTATAGTATTTTTATCATCTGTACTGTATTTGTATCACGATTCAGATACAAAAAAAAATGAAGAAGGATTACAAGAGTTAAGAGATCAGCATCTTTATTTTTTAGAAAACAGTCCTTTTAAAGAATCTTTACTACTTACTAAAAAAGCACGTAAAAAACGTGGTATTCCCCCAAATAAATACTTTGAGCAGATGTGGGAATTAACGATGAACCCTAAAACAGGGCGTACAGAACCAGAAAAGATATTTAAAGTTCAAAAACAATTAAAGTCGAGGAATGTAAAGAGAGCCCCGGGAGAAAATAATGCAAATGCCTGGAAAGAAAGAGGTCCCAATGATGTTGGAGGAAGAACCCGTGCTATCTTATTTGATCCTAATGATCAAACTAACAGAAGGGTATTTGCAGGAGGAGTAAGTGGAGGATTATGGGTTAATAATGATATAACTTCTGCAGCTTCGCAATGGACAAGAGTTCAGAATGTGCCGGGTAATTTATCGGTTACTTCTATTACAGTAGATCCTAGAAATTCTAATATATGGTATATTGGTACTGGGGAACAATATACTTTTGGAGATGTAGTCGGTACTGGTGTCTATAGATCTGTTGATGGAGGGAATAATTGGCAGATAGTGAATATTCCTCCGGCAGGAGGAGGAGACCTTCAGGTAGATGAAACCAATCTATTTCTATCTGGGATTTATTTTGTAAATGATATTATAGCCTGGGAGAATACTACTGAGAACCGAACAGAATTATTTGTAGGAGTAGGGGCGAATATATATCTTCCTTCTAATGAACCTAGAAATTGGCTAGGAGTTCAATCTGCCGGGATGTATCATTCTATTGATGGAGGAGCTACTTGGAACCGGATTGAATCAGCAAATATGCGATACCAGCAGGATAACAATACCTATTACTATATTCCGAATGATTTTGAAATTGGAGCCGATAATCGTTTGTGGATGGGGACAATTAATTTTGTGAAATTCGATAATATAGGTGGAGGTCGTGTGTTTAGTAGTGTAAACGGAGCTACCTGGGTAGAAGCAGCTGCTTCTCCTCTGGGAGATTCAAATCGGGTAGAGCTAGAGCCATCTGCTACAGATCCGAATAAAATATATGCGCTTACGCAAGGGGTTTTAAGAGATGGAAATAACAATGTGATAGAACCTGTTCATATTTATAGAACAACAGATGGTTTTGCAACCAATCCGGTAGCAACAGCACTTCCTGTAGATCATGATCGTGCAATTCCTATAATTGGGTATGATGGAATTCCGGCTAATGATTTTACTCGGGGTCAGGCATTTTATGATTTGATGATTGAGGCAGATCCTACCAATGATAATGTTGTATATGTAGGGGGGATTGATTTATTCCGTTCTGCCAATGGAGGAAATAACTGGACACAAATATCTAAATGGTCTAACAATAGTGGGTTGGCGCAATTAAGAGCTTCTTTAGTGCATGCCGATCAGCATGCAATGGTGTTTAGACCCGGGAATACTAATCAGGCTATATTTGGAAATGACGGTGGAGTGTATTATGCGTCTGATTTAGCAAGAGCAGGGGACTCCGATGTGATCAGTAAGCGTGTAAATAACTATAATGTTACTCAGTATGTAAAAGCCGGTATCGGACCGAATGGAGCTAGAGACCAAAATGGAATATTTACAGCAGGATCACAGGATAACGGTTCCCAGGCATTTAGAAATGCAGTCGCCGGAATTAATGGGTCTGAACAATTATCAGGAGGGGATGGGTTTTATACTTTTGTTGATAAAGATGGAGAATATATGATTAGTACCTATGTTTTTAATAATATTCATAGATATAAACTTCCCTGGGATGGAAAAGGACAACAAGCAGGAGGGGGAGAAGCAATATTAAGTGAAGGTACAGGAGATTTTGTGAATCAGATGGGGTATGATAACGATGCTAATTTCATCTTGTCAAATGCCTCAAAAAGGGGTGGAAATACCTCAATAAAGACTATTGATGTTGCTAATAATAGAAACGGAAATATAGATAATCAGATGCTAACGGCTAAGCCAACAGCATTTGTAGCATCTACTTTTGCGAATAACACCTGGTATGTAGGAGCAGCCGATGGAAAATTATTCCGTTTAACCAATGTTGGAGTAGGTGCTGCGAATTGGGCAGAAATCAATACTCCTTTTGTAGGATCAGTATCTTCTGTGAGATTAGGAGCAACTGCAAATGATCTGCTAGTGACAATTCATAATTATGGAGTAACCAGTATATGGTACTCATCAGATGCAGGAGTTAACTGGGTAAGTAAAGAGGGGAATTTACCGGATATTCCAGTACGAGATATTCTACAGAATCCATTAGATAGAACAGAAGTAATCGTGGCGACACAATTAGGAGTGTGGATGTCGAATAATTTTGATAATGCAAATCCTGTATGGCGACAGTCCTATAACGGGATGAGTGATGTTAGTGTGACATCGTTTGATTATTGGGCAATTGATGGAGATGATGATAATAATATTGTAATAGCTTCTACTTACGGTAGAGGAGTTTTTACAGGAAGTTTTACGGCTAATGGAGTGGTTGATAATGAATCGCCTACAGCGCCTACGAATCTTGTTGCGTCGAATGTTCAGGAAACTTCTTTGGAGTTGAATTGGGGTGCGTCGAATGATAATGTAGGAGTAACAGCTTATGATATCTATCGAGATGATGTTGTAGTTGCGACAGTAGCAGCAACTAGTGAAACAATTAATGGACTCACGGCAAATACTGCATATCGATTTAAAGTCAGAGCAAAAGATGCAGCAGGAAACCATTCCGCATTTTCTAATATCGTTTCTGTTAAAACATTAGGAGGAACAGGAAGTGATTGTCAGAAAGTAACAGGGGTTACAGCTACTGATATAAAAGACGTGTCAGCTATAATTAATTGGGATGCTACAGCTGGAGCTGCTCCTTATACTGTAGAGTATAAAAAGACTTCTGATAGTGGTTATGCGGTAGTTGAAGCAACATCAAATACGTTAGAATTAAAAAATCTTAAGTCGGAAACAGCATATCAGCTACGTATAAAATATACCTGTAAAGGAACTACTGGAGATATCTGTGATGGAGTAGCGCCATGGAGATCAGGAGTAAATTATCAGCCAGGAGATAAGGTGGTGTATGACAATGTTTTGTATCAGAAAAATAGTTTGAATCGTTGGGATAGTATAGGGAAATGTGGTACAGCAGGGAATCAGCAAGAAACAGATGCTCCGTATTCAGATGTAATAACATTTACAACCAAGAAAACTACAGGAGGAGGAATTTGCGAAGGAGTAGCGTCATGGAGGTCAGGTGTGATATATCGACCAGGAGATAAAGTAGTGTTTCAAGGTTTCTTGTTTCGAAAAAATAATTGGAATAGATGGGATAATTTAGGACCATGTAATGGAAGTAAGAAGCTAACCTCTCTGGCATCATCCCCTCCATCGGCTATAGAGCTGGTAATTTATCAAGAACCATTTTCTGATATATTGTCCATCTCCCTGCCGGAAACTGTATTGAACTTGTCGTCATATCAAATATTTGATGTAACAGGAAAAGTTATTATGAGAGGAGAAAAGGCTAAGAAAATAGATGTAGGAGCTATGGAGAACGGAATGTATGTGTTAAAAATAACATCAGGAAAGAATAATTATATAAAACGTTTCTTGAAACATTAA
- a CDS encoding GNAT family N-acetyltransferase: protein MDINYTPLDNPVWYSLQQTHHELGVFYKDIAFYHPDFCPFGGVFKPSEMITALSEYSKHTTDFYVVGTSPSCPPHLTVCKELICNQMVLDSPIPIIHTHTTTALGTEHHQDLFDLVNTVQPGYFKKYTCRMGQYYGIYIDNILVAVTGERMKMNQFTEVSAVVTHPDHTGNGYAKQLVAKTANAIFAQNKIPYLHVASTNIGAIRLYEKLGFRTRRQISFWQLSLTH, encoded by the coding sequence ATGGACATTAATTACACACCTCTGGACAATCCAGTATGGTATTCTCTACAACAGACACATCATGAGCTAGGTGTTTTTTATAAAGACATTGCATTCTATCATCCTGATTTCTGTCCTTTTGGAGGTGTTTTTAAACCTTCGGAAATGATAACTGCACTTAGTGAGTACAGCAAACATACTACTGATTTCTATGTAGTCGGAACTTCTCCCAGTTGTCCGCCTCATCTCACAGTCTGCAAAGAACTTATTTGCAATCAAATGGTATTAGACTCTCCTATTCCCATAATACATACTCATACTACTACTGCCCTTGGAACCGAACATCATCAAGATCTTTTTGATTTGGTCAATACTGTACAACCGGGATATTTTAAAAAGTATACATGTCGTATGGGACAGTATTATGGAATCTATATTGATAATATATTGGTAGCTGTTACTGGAGAACGTATGAAAATGAATCAATTTACAGAAGTTAGCGCCGTAGTTACTCATCCTGATCATACAGGAAATGGATACGCCAAACAATTGGTTGCAAAAACTGCGAACGCTATTTTTGCTCAAAATAAGATCCCTTATCTTCATGTAGCTTCTACCAACATCGGGGCCATCCGTTTATATGAAAAGCTGGGATTCAGGACAAGGAGACAGATCAGTTTTTGGCAATTATCCCTTACACATTAA